The following is a genomic window from Campylobacter lari subsp. lari.
CAAAACAAGCTTTTTTACCTAAAAACATAGAGTAGATATGTCCTTTTAAGTGATTTATCGCAATTAATGGTAAATTTAAACTAATAGCAAGTATCTTAGCCATAGCCACCCCACCTATCAAACTCACACTAAGCCCAGGCTCGTTTGTAACTGCTATGGCACATAAATCATTAAAATATTTTTCACATTGACTTAAAATATTTGGCAAAGCTTGGGTGTGTAACCTTGCAGCAAGCTCTGGCACAACCCCGCCATATTGGCTATGTTCTTGTTCTTGAGAGATTTTTTTATGAAATTTACATTCATATGTATTTTTATCAATAATTGCAATAGAACTATCATCACAAGAGCTCTCTATAGCAAGGATTAAGCTTTTCATTGAAATTCCACTAAAATCATACCTATAAATTTATCCTTTTGCTCTGCTTTTTCTATAGCAGATGTTGAAATTTTGGCATTTTTTATTATTTTTGAGTGTTTATTTTCCATCAAAACTTGCTCGTTTAAATTCGCATTTTTCAACTCATAAAATTCCACCCTATAAATTTGTCTTTTTTTATCGATAGAATATCTTTTTTGCATTTGATTTTTATGGATTAAAATTTCACTCTCATCACTACCCTTATCAAAGCCTATAACATTAACCCTTACTCCATTAATCGCAGGAATTTCAAAATTATTTTTTACTAAAATCTTACGAGCAAAAGGTGTTTCTATAAGCTTTCCATCAACTAGTAATTCCACACTCTCAACTGCATTAGAAAATTCAAAATACTCAGGATAAATTCTAGTTTGCAAACGATTTCCATAATTAATAGAATATGAATTTGCGTTTGAAATTACTGCTGTGATTTCATTACTTGCTTCATAATTTAAAGCTTGATTAACAGGGAAAGGCAAAAAATTTATAGCATTAGTAGGTTTGTCAAGATAAAGTAAAATTTTATCATTAAAAAGTCTTACCTCTAAAGGCTTTTCAATGGCTCTATAAACTCCATTTGGAGTTAGTTCAAAGCTTCTACTAAATTCTATATTTGCTTTTTTTAAATAATACTCCACCGCCAAAAGATGATAATATACTCTTAAATGGGTTGGTAAATTTTTACTTGCTTCATTAGCAAAGGCTGCTTTGTGATTTGACACCACAAAATAAGTTAAAGCCTTTAGCATATCTTTATCGTTACTTTCTTGGGTTTTGGTATTTTTTAAATGATATTGATGTTCTTCTTTAATTAATGCTTTATTGATATTTTCCACTGCTTCTTTGGCTATATTTTCTAAATCTGCATATTTAGTAGAATTTACTTCGCTTTGATCGATAATACTAGTATTACCCCAACGATTTGGGTTTTTATCCTTGCTTTCATATTGAGGTCTGTAAAATCCACTTCCATCGTGCAAATTTATAACCATATTTACCTCAGGTTCCAAAATAAGCTTTTTTATGCGCTCTATAGTGTGAAAATCAGGATCGTTTTCATCTATATGGGCAAATTTTCTATTTAAATCTCCAAAATTTCCCCTATTTCTAGCGATAATACTTTCAAAAGCTAAATTGGGCGCAACGATAATCTTACCTTTGGTGATATTATAATCACTCAAAAGCAAGCTAGCTGCATGAAATCCACCTGGCTCATCGCCTTGAATTCCTCCAAGAATTAAAACCGTATTATTATCATCTAAGCTTTTTCCATTTTCTTTCACACTAAATTCTAAAGCAAAAACCACATTTATAAAAATCAAAATACTTAAAAAATATCTCACTTCATTTCCTTATCTAAATAAAGCCTTACTCGCTTATCATACTCAAAAACATCTTCAATTTGGTTAATCTTTGGCACTCCAAAATGATCTAATGCTTTAAAAATCCCTTTTGAAATATCTAAAAACCCCATTTGATTTTTTAAAAATTTATAAACTAAATACTCATTTGCAGCATTTATTACAACCCCTAAATCAGGATTTTTCAAAAGTTCATCTTTTAGCATAAATATAGGATATTTTTTTAAACTAATTTTTTCAAATTTTAAACTTGGCATAGCTAATAAATCCAAATTTTCTATAAAACTTTGATCATGCTCATCTAAAATCGCTTGAGCTATAGATAAACGCATATTTGCATGAGAAAAATAAGCACTTATCCCACCGTCTTTAAATTCACACAAAGCATGCACTAAAGATTTTTTTTCTATCACAGCATCAATTTGTTTAATACCATAAAGATGATAAGCTTCGATGATTTCAAAAAGCTTATTGCACATACTAGCACTATCTATAGTGATCTTAGCACCCATGCTCCAGTTAGGATGCTTCAAAGCCTCTTTTACGCTGACATTTTTTAAATCTTTGATTTTATATTTATAAAAAGCACCACCACTTGCTGTTATGAAAAGTTTTTTAATATCTTTTCTTTTATCTATCAAGCACTTTAGTGCTGCGTGTTCGCTATCTATGGCTTTAATCTTAGAAGTATCAAAAAATTTCCCTGCTACTACTAGACTTTCTTTATTTGCTAGGGCTAAAGTTTTACCAAGTTTTTGTGCTATAAGACTTGAGTTTAATCCTGCAAAACCAACTATAGCATTTACTACAAATTTGCTTTTGCATTCACTAATCATTTTTTTTAAGCCATCTTGAGCGCAAAAAATATTTTTATGATCAACTAAATGCTTATCTTTCTCATCTTGAATACATACAAATTTAGGCTTAAAAAGAGCTATTTGCTCATTTAAAAGTTTTATATTTTTTCCACAAGATAAAGCTTCTATGCTTATGTTTTTTTCTTTAGCGATAAAAAGAGTATTAACCCCTATACTTCCTGTACTTCCAAGAACGATCATGCTAAAGTTGCCATTGCAAATGCTGCAATGATAACAGCATCAATTCTATCTAAAACTCCTCCGTGTCCAGGGATTAAATTACCGCTATCTTTAATACCTGCTTGTCTTTTAAAATAACTCTCAAGCAAATCCCCTATCACAGCAAAAATAGCTACAATTAAAGAAATATAAATGCTTTTTATTAAGCTAAATTCAAAAGAACCTATGATAGTTCCTAAAATTCCTGCACAAACTATACCGCCTACAACGCCTTCTAAAGTTTTATTCGGGCTTGTTGGAGAAAAAGCTCTCTCGCCAATTAATTTTCCTATAAAATACGCCCCACTATCACACGCAACGACAATCACTATAAGCCAAAACAATACAAACATACCTTCATAGCTTAACACCTGATAAAGCATTAAAATAGGCAAGGTAGGATATATATAAGGCATAAGCTCATTTAAATTTTCACTTTTTTTATAAACTAAATATCCTAAAATCAAAATCAAAGCCATAAGGCCTATAAAGAAAGGTTTATCTAAAAATGCCCCTATTGCAAAAATACATAAAGCCGCAAAAACACTTGCATGTTTGCTTTTAAACATAGCCTTTGCTTCATTAAATGCAAAAAATAACATTATGGCAAAAATAGCAAAATTAATCAAAAAATTATCCACCAAAGCAACAACAGCTATCACAGCTATCATCACAATAGCACTAAGAATTCTTGTCTTTGAAAACATTTTTATCCTTTCTATATGCTCAAATCAAGTAAATGAGAGCTTTTTTTAACTACTTCTTGTTCTTCATCTTCTTGTTCATCTTTTTCTTCTTGTTCTTGATGATGCTTAGAATGCCTCTTTTCTTCCTCTTGTCTTTCTTTTATTTCATCACTTACCTCATGGGCTTGATTAACTTTTTCAAGTTTTTCAACCGTCTTTTCTTTTGCTTGAAACTCACTCATATTTACCAAAGTTGCAAAAGAATCTTTTGCTAGTTCATTGCTTGCTTGTGCTGAATGTACTGGTGCATTTTGATTAGCATAATTAACACCACCTATGGGACTTATAGGCATATTCACTCCTTTAAAATGCTTATAGTCTTATAATTTGTATAATTTACAAAAGCCTTCTCTCTAACTTTAACAAAATTCTTGCTCGTATAATCGACCAAATAAGTTCCAGAACTTAGCTTGGAAAATTCCACACAAAGCTTTGCGGCAAATTCTAGCACTAATTGACTTATTTTTAATTTATTTGAAGTGATGATTACATGCGCACTAGGATAATCTTTCACATGCAACCAAATATCATCTTTTTTAGCTATTTTTAATAAATACTCATTAGCTTTTTCATTGCGTCCTACGCTGATTTTAAACTCATCAAAATAAAAGCTACTAACCCCTGCATTTAACTCTTCTTTTTTCGTTTTTTTACTTTTTTTAGGCATCAAAACTTCTAATTCTCGCAAAGAAGTGCTTTTAGTGATTAAATCTTTTAAATTGATTAAAAAATCAAGTTTTTCACTTAAAATTTCTCTTTCTATATTGATATTTTTAGCCTTTTGTTTTAATTTTTTTGCCATTTTATAAAATTCATTCGCACTATTTTTAGGGCTATCTTCGAGCTTAAAAGCAAGCTCATTTGCATTAAAATCTTGCAAAATAAATTCTCTTTGATAATCTTTTAAAAAATTTAAATTAGCAAATAAAACATCTGCTTTTTGGCTTAATTCCTGTGCTTTTTTTAATAAATCGCTTTCTTGCTCTAAATTTTCTATACTCTCTTTAAGGGTAAAAATTTTTTTATCTATATTTAAAAGTTTATTTTCTTTAATATCCTTTAAGCGATCTTGTTGCAATTTTTTAGCACTTTCTTTAAAGTACACATTAAAATCATCTATTTTTACAAATTCTTCTTTGATCTCATAAGCTTTTAAAGCTTGTAATTTTTCTCCTATTTTTACAATGCGGTAACTTTTATCTATATGACGCAAAGCTTCTATGATGATATCATCAGTATCTGTGATGATTACATTGGTATTTTTTCCTGTAAATTCAAAATAAATCTTAGCCCCATAAGCTTTGTAAGATTTTTCTGATAAAACTTCAAAAGATAAAATTCTATTATTTTCTAATACTTCTAAATTTAAAATCTTTGCATTAGAGAAGTATTTTTTTAACATAAAATCAAAAGGTGCATTATAGACTTTTGCTTGAAGTTTATCTTGGTAAATTCCACTTTTTCCACGCGTTAAATCTAGTATAAAAACTTGATGATCTAAGCTAAGTTCTAAGATATTATCATCAAGGCGTTTGAGATAATTTAGTCTTTGGAATTGTTTAAAATAATCTTTTATTTGTATTAAATCTGTATATTTCATAAATGTATTATAAAATATTTTGATGAATTTATGAGGTTTTTATGAGTGAAAAAATTCCTTATCCTTGTGTGATTTTATGCGGCGGGAAGTCTTCACGCATGGGAGAAGATAAAAGCTTATTACAAGTAGATGATAAAAACTTAACTCTTTATCAGTATGAAAAAATGTCAAAAATTTTCACTCAAGTTTTTATTAGCACCAAAAAAGATAAATTCCATCAAAAAAACTTAGCTCTTATTTTGGATGAGGATTTAAACAACTACTCCCCGCTCATTGCCTTAAATTCCATACTTAAACATTTTCAAAATACTTATGTATTTATCCTTAGCGTGGATACTCCAAATATAAGCCAAAAAAGTATCTATACGCTTTTTCATCAACTAAAGTCACAAGACATACTTCTTGCAAGTACAAAAGAACACAAACATTATTTATGTGGATTTTATCATAGTAGAAATTTTGAAAAAACTTTACAATTTTTACAAGAAAATAACCATAAATTAGCCCTTTTTTGCTCACAAATGAAGGCAGAATTTATCAACTTTGAAAACGAAGAAGAATTTGTCAACTTGAATTATTTTAACGAATATAAAAAATGGAAACATATGCTAAAAGCCTAAAAAAAGGCTTTTAGCTAGTTAAAGTAAGCAAAAAGCTATAATGCTACCCAAAATAAGCAAAGAGCCATTAAAACATAAAAAGGTTGGTATGCAAGTATCTTTGATATGATCACCTTGCTTATCTGCATTAAGCCCTACACTCACCCCCAAAGTCGTTTCACTAGCAGGCGATCCTGCATCACCTAAAGCTCCAGCAACACCGATGATAAAAATAATCGCTGCCGGAGAAAAACCAAGCTCAAGACAAATTGGACAAAATAAAGCAGCAATGATAGGAATAGTCCCAAACGAACTTCCTATGCCTATGGTGATTAAAAGTCCGATCGCCAACATAATAAAAATAGCCAAAAAGTGACTTTGCTCCATAAAAGGCACACTTGTTTTTACAAGCTCGGCTATACCCCCACTTTGCTTTAAAACCTCTCCATATCCTGAAGCAACAAGCATTACAAAAGCTATATAACCCATGATTTTAAGTCCATCATCAAAAACTAAATTAACTTTGTTATATTCTACCCCACCTAAAACTACCATCAAAACAAAACCCAAAAGTCCTGATAAAGGTAAATTGTGCGTTAAAATTTGCAAAATCAAAGTCAAACCAAGACCCACCAAAACACCCCATTCTTTTTTACTCATTTTTAAATTTTCAAAATCCATTTTGCTAATTTGTTCTTCTTGATACTCTCTTGGTTTAGCATAAAATACAAACACAGCCAAAAACAAACCAACCAACATACAAATAGCCGCAAAAGCCATAGTTTGAGAAACTTCTCCTAAACTAATTTGCACTCCATTTGAATTTAAATTATCCACAAGCAGAGTTTGAAAAATAAGCCCAAAACCCAAAGGCACTACCATATAAGGTGTGGTAAGCCCAAAAGTTAAAGCACAAGCTATAGCTCTACGGTCTATTTTTAATTGATTAAAAAGTTTTAACAAAGGTGGAATCAATAAAGGCACAAAAGCCACATGGATAGGGATTAAATTTTGCGAAAAACAAGCAATCAATGCCAAAGAAAGTATAAGTAA
Proteins encoded in this region:
- a CDS encoding M99 family carboxypeptidase catalytic domain-containing protein, whose amino-acid sequence is MRYFLSILIFINVVFALEFSVKENGKSLDDNNTVLILGGIQGDEPGGFHAASLLLSDYNITKGKIIVAPNLAFESIIARNRGNFGDLNRKFAHIDENDPDFHTIERIKKLILEPEVNMVINLHDGSGFYRPQYESKDKNPNRWGNTSIIDQSEVNSTKYADLENIAKEAVENINKALIKEEHQYHLKNTKTQESNDKDMLKALTYFVVSNHKAAFANEASKNLPTHLRVYYHLLAVEYYLKKANIEFSRSFELTPNGVYRAIEKPLEVRLFNDKILLYLDKPTNAINFLPFPVNQALNYEASNEITAVISNANSYSINYGNRLQTRIYPEYFEFSNAVESVELLVDGKLIETPFARKILVKNNFEIPAINGVRVNVIGFDKGSDESEILIHKNQMQKRYSIDKKRQIYRVEFYELKNANLNEQVLMENKHSKIIKNAKISTSAIEKAEQKDKFIGMILVEFQ
- the dxr gene encoding 1-deoxy-D-xylulose-5-phosphate reductoisomerase; protein product: MIVLGSTGSIGVNTLFIAKEKNISIEALSCGKNIKLLNEQIALFKPKFVCIQDEKDKHLVDHKNIFCAQDGLKKMISECKSKFVVNAIVGFAGLNSSLIAQKLGKTLALANKESLVVAGKFFDTSKIKAIDSEHAALKCLIDKRKDIKKLFITASGGAFYKYKIKDLKNVSVKEALKHPNWSMGAKITIDSASMCNKLFEIIEAYHLYGIKQIDAVIEKKSLVHALCEFKDGGISAYFSHANMRLSIAQAILDEHDQSFIENLDLLAMPSLKFEKISLKKYPIFMLKDELLKNPDLGVVINAANEYLVYKFLKNQMGFLDISKGIFKALDHFGVPKINQIEDVFEYDKRVRLYLDKEMK
- a CDS encoding phosphatidate cytidylyltransferase; amino-acid sequence: MFSKTRILSAIVMIAVIAVVALVDNFLINFAIFAIMLFFAFNEAKAMFKSKHASVFAALCIFAIGAFLDKPFFIGLMALILILGYLVYKKSENLNELMPYIYPTLPILMLYQVLSYEGMFVLFWLIVIVVACDSGAYFIGKLIGERAFSPTSPNKTLEGVVGGIVCAGILGTIIGSFEFSLIKSIYISLIVAIFAVIGDLLESYFKRQAGIKDSGNLIPGHGGVLDRIDAVIIAAFAMATLA
- a CDS encoding NFACT RNA binding domain-containing protein produces the protein MKYTDLIQIKDYFKQFQRLNYLKRLDDNILELSLDHQVFILDLTRGKSGIYQDKLQAKVYNAPFDFMLKKYFSNAKILNLEVLENNRILSFEVLSEKSYKAYGAKIYFEFTGKNTNVIITDTDDIIIEALRHIDKSYRIVKIGEKLQALKAYEIKEEFVKIDDFNVYFKESAKKLQQDRLKDIKENKLLNIDKKIFTLKESIENLEQESDLLKKAQELSQKADVLFANLNFLKDYQREFILQDFNANELAFKLEDSPKNSANEFYKMAKKLKQKAKNINIEREILSEKLDFLINLKDLITKSTSLRELEVLMPKKSKKTKKEELNAGVSSFYFDEFKISVGRNEKANEYLLKIAKKDDIWLHVKDYPSAHVIITSNKLKISQLVLEFAAKLCVEFSKLSSGTYLVDYTSKNFVKVREKAFVNYTNYKTISILKE
- a CDS encoding molybdenum cofactor guanylyltransferase produces the protein MSEKIPYPCVILCGGKSSRMGEDKSLLQVDDKNLTLYQYEKMSKIFTQVFISTKKDKFHQKNLALILDEDLNNYSPLIALNSILKHFQNTYVFILSVDTPNISQKSIYTLFHQLKSQDILLASTKEHKHYLCGFYHSRNFEKTLQFLQENNHKLALFCSQMKAEFINFENEEEFVNLNYFNEYKKWKHMLKA
- a CDS encoding Na+/H+ antiporter NhaC family protein: MLLTNPVFIGVVLMTLLCFFRFNVLLSVLLSGLFVGVWSKFMNVEHLTLVEFFTQLPQAMMDSMKVLIDGMQGNLQTALSYILLGAVAAAISKTNLTAYLIKIVSHYISHKKYLLILSLALIACFSQNLIPIHVAFVPLLIPPLLKLFNQLKIDRRAIACALTFGLTTPYMVVPLGFGLIFQTLLVDNLNSNGVQISLGEVSQTMAFAAICMLVGLFLAVFVFYAKPREYQEEQISKMDFENLKMSKKEWGVLVGLGLTLILQILTHNLPLSGLLGFVLMVVLGGVEYNKVNLVFDDGLKIMGYIAFVMLVASGYGEVLKQSGGIAELVKTSVPFMEQSHFLAIFIMLAIGLLITIGIGSSFGTIPIIAALFCPICLELGFSPAAIIFIIGVAGALGDAGSPASETTLGVSVGLNADKQGDHIKDTCIPTFLCFNGSLLILGSIIAFCLL